The DNA window CGTCTCGGTCGCCTCGCGCGCCAGCCGCGCCCGCATCTCGTCGATCCGCCCCAGCTCCGCCTTCGCCCCGTCGAGCGAGGCGAACGTGAAGTTGAGCGCCTTGCGGTAGTGCGTGCCGGCGAGCACCCAGCGCACGTAGCGCGGCTCGTGCCCCATCTCGAACAGCTGGCGCAGCGTGTAGAAGTTGCCGAGCGACTTCGACATCTTCTCGCCGTCCACGACGAGGTGCGCGCAGTGCATCCAGTGGCGGACGAACGGCTTCCCCGTCGCCCCCTCGGACTGCGCGATCTCGTTCTCGTGGTGCGGGAACTTGTTGTCCACGCCGCCGGTGTGCAGGTCGAACGACTCGCCGAGGTACTTCATCGCCATCGCGCTGCACTCGATGTGCCAGCCCGGGCGCCCGGGGCCCCACGGCGAGTCCCACGTCGGCTCGCCCGGCTTCGCCCCCTTCCAGAGCACGAAGTCGGACGGATCGTCCTTCTCGTACTCGTCGGCGTCGATCCGCGCGCCGACGCGGAGATCCTCGCGCTTCAGCCCCGCCAGCTTGCCGTAGGTCGGGAAGGTGGCGATGCGGAAGTAGACCGAGCCGTCGGCGACGTAGGTGTGCCCCGCCGCCTCCAGCCGGCGGACGATCTCGATCATCTCCGGCACGTGCTCCGTGGCCCGCGGGTAGTGGTGCGCGGGGAGCAGGCCGAGCGTCTTCACGTCGTCGAGGAAGGCGGCGGTGTAGCGCGCGGTGTACTCGCCGATCGGCACGCCGGCCTCGCCCGCCTTGCGGATGATCTTGTCCTCGACGTCGGTGATGTTCATCACGTGCAGGACGTCGTAGCCGCGCCGCTCGAGCTGCCGCCGCAGCAGGTCCTCCCACGCGTAGGCGCGGAAGTTCCCGACGTGGGCGAAGTCGTGCACGGTGGGGCCGCAGGTGTACATCCCGACCCGCGGCGGCGCCGCCGGCGAGAACTCTTCCACGGTCTTGGTCAGCGAGTTGTAGAAACGCGGCATTTCGGGGCACCTCGCGGCGCCGGCCTTCGTCGCCGGGCCGCGCTTTCATTCTGAACGACCGACGCGGCGGCGCAATCGGCGCGCGTCAGCGCGGCGGCCCCGCGTCAGCGGAAGCCGAGGCGCTTCATCCGCTCGTTGAGCGTCGTCGGCTTCATGCCGAGCAGTTCGGCGGCGCGGCGCTGGACGCCCGAGGCCTCGTCGAGCGCGGAGCGGATCAGCGAGCGCTCGTACTCCTCGACCGCGGCCTGGTAGGTCACGCCCGAGGGGAGCGGCAGGCCGGCGCCGCGCGACGGCCCCTTCACGATCTCCTGGGCGAGGATCTCCGGCCCGATCTCGTCCTCCGTCGCGAGGAGCAGCGCCCGCTCGACGACGTTGCGCAGTTGGCGGACGTTCCCCGGCCAGTCGTAGCGGACGAGCGCCTGCTGCGCCTCGCGGGAGAGCGAGACGCCGCGGCGGCGGTGCTCCGTGCCCAGCTCGAGCAGGAAGTGCTCGACGAGCGCGGGGATGTCCTCGCGCCGCTCGCGCAGCGGCGGGAGGTCGATCGTGATCACGTTCAGGCGGTAGTAGAGATCCTCGCGGAACTGCCCCTCGGCGACGAGCCGCTCGAGGTCGTCGTTCGTCGCGGCGAGGATCCGCACGTCCACGCGCACCGGCGAGACCGAACCGAGCGGCAGGAACTCCTTCTCCTGCAGCACGCGCAGCAGCTTCGCCTGCACCGGCGCCGGAATGGTGCTGATCTCGTCGAAGAAGAGCGTCCCGCCGGAGGCGGCCTCGAACAGCCCGACCTGGTCGGCGACGGCGCCGGTGAAGGCGCCCTTCACGTGGCCGAAGAGGTGCGATTCCAGCAGGTCCGGCGGCAGGTTGGAGCTGTTGACGGTGACGAACGGCTCGTCGGAGCGCGGGCCGTGCTGGTGGATCGCCTCGGCCGTCAGCTCCTTGCCGGTGCCGCTCTCGCCGGTGATCAGGACCGTCGTGCGCGCCGGCGCGACCTGTTCGATCACGCGGTAGACGCGCTGCATCGCCTGCGAGGTGCCGACGAGGCGGCCGAACCGCTTCCGCTCGTCGAGCGCCCGCTTCAGCCCTTCGTTCTCCAGCTTCAGCCGCCGCTGCGTGAGCGCCGACTCGACGAGCAGCAGGACCTCGTCGTTCTGGAACGGCTTGGTGAGGTAGTGGAAGGCGCCGGCCTTCATCGCCTCGACCGCCGAGGCGACCGAGCCGTGCGCGGTCATCATGATCACCGGCCGGTCCGGCTCCTCGGCGCGCAGCGAGCGGAGCAGTTCCATCCCGTCCGACTCGCCGAGGAAGAGGTCGAGCAGGACGACGTCGATCGTCCGCTCGGCGACGGCGCGCAGCGCCTCCTCCTCGTCGCGGGCGAGCAGGACTTCGTACTCCTTCCGCCGTCCGATGAGCGACGAAAGAACGTCGAGGATGACCTCCTCGTCGTCGACGACCAAGACTGTGGCGCGCGTTGGGGACAAGGGTCTCGGGCTTCCCGGAAAGGGCCGATTCTACACGGCGGCGCGGCGCGGGGCCGGGATTTCCTCGGCGCGCGCCGTCGCGACCGCCGGCAGCGAGACGCGCATCGTCGTGCCGCGTCCGGGCTCGCTCTCCACGGCGAGCGCCCCGCCGTGCTCGCGGACGATGCTGTAGCTGATCGACAGGCCGAGGCCGGTCCCCTGCCCCGGCTTCTTCGTCGTGAAGAACGGATCGAAGATGCGGTTGCGCAGCTCCTCGGGAATGCCGACGCCGTCGTCCCGCACCTCGAACCACGCCGCCTCGCCGTCCACGCCGGTGCGCACGACGACGTGCCCGCCCTCGCCGACCGCGTCCACGGCGTTCAGCAGGAGGTTCATCCCCACCTGCTGCAGGCGCGAGCGGTCGCCCATCGCCACCACCGGCGCGCCGCTCCACTCGGTCGAGACCTTGGCCTTCGCCCGCCGCACCTGCGGCCCGAGCAGCCCGATCGTCTCCTCCATCATCTCGCGGAAGTCCACGGGGCCGATCGACAGCTCGGTCGTCGGGCCGGGGCGGCTGAAGCGGAGCAGGCCGCGCGCGATGTGCGAGGCGCGGCCGGCCTGCTGGACGATCTTCTCCAGCATCGGCCGCCGCGGATCGTCGCCGGGGCACTCCTCGAGCAGCATCTGCGCGTAGGAGGAGATGCCGGTGAGTGGGGTGTTGACCTCGTGGGCGACGCCCGCGGCGAGCAGCCCGACCGAGGCGAGCCGGTCCTGCTGGATCAGCTGGTCCTCGAGCCGCACGCGCTCGGTCACGTCGTCGAGCGAAAGGAGCGTCCCTTCCCACCCTTCCGGCCCGCGGAGCACGTTGATCGCCAAGTCTACGAGCTTCTCGTCCTCCGCCCCGCCGATGCGGATGCGGTAGGCGCGCGAGCGCTCGACCGACGGCGCCTGGCGCAGGAACTCGCGCGTCACGCTGCGCAGCGCCAGCGGCAGGACGTCGGTGTAGCGCCGCCCCAGCGCGTCGCGCCGGCCGGTGCCGAGCAGCGCCTCGACGGCCGGGTTCCACTGCCGCACGACCCCTTCGAGGTCGATCACCGCCATGCCGATCGGGCTGTTGTTGATCAGCGACTCGGTCTGCGCCTGCAGCCGCTGCACGAGCTGCACCTGCCCGCGGAGGTCCGCGAGATGGAGCGCGCCGGCGACCGCCGCCGCGGCGTGCCCGGCGACGGAGCGGAGCAGGTCGAGGTCGTCGGAGTCGAGCAGCGCGCGGCCGCGCGCCGGCCCCGCGGCGAGCACGGCGACGAGGTCGTTCTCGACGCGGAGCGGCACGAGCCACTGCACGCCGAGCGCGTTCAGCGCCGGGAGGCGCCGCGGCGCCTCGCCGAGCATCGCGAAGGTCAGGATCTCGCCCCGCATGAGCGCGGCGCGCATCGCCGACGTCAGCCCGTCGGGCGAGGGCAGACGGTCGTACGGCGAGAGCAGCTCCCCTTCCGGCCCGGCGAGCAGCAGCCGCACCACGCCGGCGCCGAGCGCGTCCACGATCCGCCGCTCCAGCGTCTCCGCGAGGCGCGGCAGCTCGCGTTCGGCGTTGAGGTCGCGGGCGAGGCGGGCGAGGGCGAGCCGCACGTTGTAGCGGCGGCGGTAGAAGAGGCGCCCGACGACGTCGCGCGCGCCGGCGCGGATCGCCGGGGCGAGGGCCGCCGTCACGGCCAGCGCGATCAGCGCCGGGACGACGCCGGCCGGATGGAGCAGCGCGGGGAAGAACGTCGCGGCGAGGCTCTGGAAGCCGAGGAAGAGCACCAGCGAGAAGGCGAGCGTCACGCCGACGACCAGCCCGCGCCGCAGGAAGAAGGCGAGGTCCATCAGCCGGTAGTCGAGCGCGGCGGCGGTGAAGGTCAGCGGCACGAGGACGAGGAACGGCAGCGAGATCCAGCCGGTGTCCCCCGTCGCGCCGCCGGCGATGCCGGGGATCGCCGTGACGGCGAGGAACGGCGCGAGCCCCGCGGCGCTGCCGACGAGGAACCAGCGGGCGCGCGCCCGGTCCTCGGCGTTGTCGGCCTTCGCCGCCGCGCGGGCGAGGATCGCCACGCCCCACGCGAACCCCGCCGCGAGCCAGGTCATCTCGATCCGTCCGCGCAGCGTCTCCAGCGCGGCGACCGGGTCGAGCGCGCGCAGGGCGCCGCCGAGCCCGGCGAGGTGGATCTCCGCGAGCAGCAGCGCCGCGGCCGGCGCGTAGGCCAAGGGCAGCCAGCGGCGCCACCGCCCGCCGGGGGCGCGCCGCGCGGCGAACGCGAGATGGACGAACAGCGCGGGGAGCGCGAGGCGCGCCGCGCGGTCCACCCAGAAGAGCAGCCAGTCGATCCGCTCGCCGCGGGCCGACCACGAGACGCCGAGCAGCAGGGCGCCGGCGAGGCACCACGCGGCGTAAACCAGCGCCGGCCCGCCCTGCCGCGGCCGCAGCGCGGCGGCGGCGGCGGCGAGCAGGAAGAGCGCGGCGACGAGCGAGCCGACGACGCGGTCCCACGCCCACGTCCGCTCGGCGACGACGCGCAGCGCGAGCGGCGTCGTCGTCCCTTGCCGCAGCACGACGACGCCGACCGGCCGGTCCGGCTGCGCCTGCGCCAGAAGGTCGAGGCCGACCAGCCGCGAGTGGACCGGATGCCCGCCGATCTCGACGAGCAGGTCGCCGGCCTTGAAGCCGGCGCGCTGCGCCGCGCCGCCCGGATCGAGCGAAGCGACCACGACGTCGCCGGGCGTCGTCTCGACCAACCCCATCCCCGGACGCGCCGTCTCCTCGCGCCACGTGCGCTGGGCCGAGAACAGCCCGAGCGCCGTCGCGACGGCGAGGAGCGCTAGGAGCGCGAAACGTCCGGGGCGGCTGGCCATCGGCGGGCTCAGAACGAGAGGGCCATGCCGCCGGACACGCGGCGCCGCTGAAGCAGCGCGAGCCGCAGGCCGTCGTCGGCCGCCGGCGCGGGCGCCGGCGAAAGGTCGTTGTCTTCGGCGGAGATGATCACGTACCACGCGCCGGTGTCGCCGACGCGCGCCAACCGCTGCCGCAGCGCGACGGCGCGGCGCTCCCAGCGGCGCGCCCCTTCGAGCAGCGGCGCGGCGCCGCCGAGGTCCTCGAGTTCGTCCCAGGCGATCGAGATCTCGGTCCCCGCGGTCAGCGCGAGGCCGACCTCGAGCCGCCGGCCGCGCGCCTTCCCGTCCCACGCCACCGGCGCGAGCGGGAGGTCGATCGGCAGGCGCGCCGCGAGGTCCCCTTCGACGTCGTACCACTCGCCGCGCAGCCGGACTTCGCGCAGGAAGACGCCGGGCGCGACCGACAGGCCGACCGCCCAGCGCGCGACGAGCGCGTCCGGCCCGACGAGGACGCCGAGCGGCGCGGCGTCGGGAGACGCGGCGAGGCCGAACAGATCGACGCCGCTCTCGCGCGAGCGGACGACCGTCCAGCGGACGGCGCCGCGGCCGCCTTCGAACGCGGCGCGGTAGATCGCCTCGCCGGCGGAGCGGCCGCCGACCATCGCCCCGGCGTCCGCGGCGAAGGAGACGCTCTCCCCGAGCGCCGCGCGGGCGCCGATCGAGGCCGCGCCGCGGGAGCGTTCGTCGAAGCCGCGGGCCCACTCGCCGCGGGCGCGCGCGACGAGCGCGAGCCCGGACGAGACATGCCAGGTGTCGTCGGCGAAGGCCGCGGCCCGGTCGCCGAACGCGGCGGCGAGCGAGTCGCCGACGCCGGACGCCGGCGCGAGGCTCAGCGTCTCGACGCCGCCGAAGGAGCGGCGCGCGCCGCGCGTCCCTTCGATCGACGCGCCGAAGTTCGCCTGGTTCGCGTCGGAGAGCTTGCGCCGCCAAGCGACGTCGCCGGAGAGGCGCGCGACGCCGTACGGGTCGCCGACGCGGCGCTGCAGGGCGCCGTCGGGCGAGAAGCTGGCCAGCGCGAGCGCGGCCGACATCGTGCGGCCGGAGTCCGCGTCCCCTTCGGCGCGGCGGGCCGTCAGTTCGAGGCTCGAAACGTCGAGGCGCGACGCGGCGCCGCCGTACTCGGCCGTGGCGTCGAGGCGGCTGGCGCGCTGATGGAGGTCGAGCGACACCGAGTCGTCCGCGGCGCCGCCGACGTTCCAGCGGAAGAAGAGCCGATCGGCGCGGTCGCGGAGCGTCTGGCCGCCGCCGTCGTCCTGATGGTCGAGACGCGCGGAGAGCGTCGAGTCCGCCCCCGCGAGCAACGTGCCGCCGAGGGCGAGGCGCGAGCCGCCGCCGTCCTGGACGTCCCCCGCGTCGGCGACGCGCGAGGCGAGCGCCTCGATCGTCACCGACGACGGCGCGAAGTGCGGGCCGTCGCCGCGCGAGGCGGGATAGAGCAGCGCGGGCGCGCCGTCGCCGAGATCCTCGAGCGGATCGCGGCGCGGCAGACGAAGCGTCCAGGCGTTGTCTTCCGGCTTGACGCCGGGCGCGGCCGGCGCGCCGGCCGGGCGAAGGACGATCTCGAGCGTTTCCTGAAGCGCGGTGTTGAGCTGTCCCACCATCACCGCGTAGCCGCCCTTGACGGCGACGAGGCGGTAGGCGCCCGGCGCGAGCGCCGGGAAGCTGAAGCGGCCGTTTTCGTCGCTGAGG is part of the bacterium genome and encodes:
- the cysS gene encoding cysteine--tRNA ligase, coding for MPRFYNSLTKTVEEFSPAAPPRVGMYTCGPTVHDFAHVGNFRAYAWEDLLRRQLERRGYDVLHVMNITDVEDKIIRKAGEAGVPIGEYTARYTAAFLDDVKTLGLLPAHHYPRATEHVPEMIEIVRRLEAAGHTYVADGSVYFRIATFPTYGKLAGLKREDLRVGARIDADEYEKDDPSDFVLWKGAKPGEPTWDSPWGPGRPGWHIECSAMAMKYLGESFDLHTGGVDNKFPHHENEIAQSEGATGKPFVRHWMHCAHLVVDGEKMSKSLGNFYTLRQLFEMGHEPRYVRWVLAGTHYRKALNFTFASLDGAKAELGRIDEMRARLAREATETAGRAAFAPRAAAARDAVLAELDDDLNVSGATGELFKFVREVNAALDRGELSREDAGEVEAALADVDTVLAGVLPHGAAQAGPPAEVQALVERRQAARKARDWAASDALRAEIAALGWAVEDTPQGPNLKKL
- a CDS encoding sigma-54 dependent transcriptional regulator, with product MSPTRATVLVVDDEEVILDVLSSLIGRRKEYEVLLARDEEEALRAVAERTIDVVLLDLFLGESDGMELLRSLRAEEPDRPVIMMTAHGSVASAVEAMKAGAFHYLTKPFQNDEVLLLVESALTQRRLKLENEGLKRALDERKRFGRLVGTSQAMQRVYRVIEQVAPARTTVLITGESGTGKELTAEAIHQHGPRSDEPFVTVNSSNLPPDLLESHLFGHVKGAFTGAVADQVGLFEAASGGTLFFDEISTIPAPVQAKLLRVLQEKEFLPLGSVSPVRVDVRILAATNDDLERLVAEGQFREDLYYRLNVITIDLPPLRERREDIPALVEHFLLELGTEHRRRGVSLSREAQQALVRYDWPGNVRQLRNVVERALLLATEDEIGPEILAQEIVKGPSRGAGLPLPSGVTYQAAVEEYERSLIRSALDEASGVQRRAAELLGMKPTTLNERMKRLGFR
- a CDS encoding PAS domain S-box protein, with the protein product MASRPGRFALLALLAVATALGLFSAQRTWREETARPGMGLVETTPGDVVVASLDPGGAAQRAGFKAGDLLVEIGGHPVHSRLVGLDLLAQAQPDRPVGVVVLRQGTTTPLALRVVAERTWAWDRVVGSLVAALFLLAAAAAALRPRQGGPALVYAAWCLAGALLLGVSWSARGERIDWLLFWVDRAARLALPALFVHLAFAARRAPGGRWRRWLPLAYAPAAALLLAEIHLAGLGGALRALDPVAALETLRGRIEMTWLAAGFAWGVAILARAAAKADNAEDRARARWFLVGSAAGLAPFLAVTAIPGIAGGATGDTGWISLPFLVLVPLTFTAAALDYRLMDLAFFLRRGLVVGVTLAFSLVLFLGFQSLAATFFPALLHPAGVVPALIALAVTAALAPAIRAGARDVVGRLFYRRRYNVRLALARLARDLNAERELPRLAETLERRIVDALGAGVVRLLLAGPEGELLSPYDRLPSPDGLTSAMRAALMRGEILTFAMLGEAPRRLPALNALGVQWLVPLRVENDLVAVLAAGPARGRALLDSDDLDLLRSVAGHAAAAVAGALHLADLRGQVQLVQRLQAQTESLINNSPIGMAVIDLEGVVRQWNPAVEALLGTGRRDALGRRYTDVLPLALRSVTREFLRQAPSVERSRAYRIRIGGAEDEKLVDLAINVLRGPEGWEGTLLSLDDVTERVRLEDQLIQQDRLASVGLLAAGVAHEVNTPLTGISSYAQMLLEECPGDDPRRPMLEKIVQQAGRASHIARGLLRFSRPGPTTELSIGPVDFREMMEETIGLLGPQVRRAKAKVSTEWSGAPVVAMGDRSRLQQVGMNLLLNAVDAVGEGGHVVVRTGVDGEAAWFEVRDDGVGIPEELRNRIFDPFFTTKKPGQGTGLGLSISYSIVREHGGALAVESEPGRGTTMRVSLPAVATARAEEIPAPRRAAV
- a CDS encoding carboxypeptidase-like regulatory domain-containing protein yields the protein LSDENGRFSFPALAPGAYRLVAVKGGYAVMVGQLNTALQETLEIVLRPAGAPAAPGVKPEDNAWTLRLPRRDPLEDLGDGAPALLYPASRGDGPHFAPSSVTIEALASRVADAGDVQDGGGSRLALGGTLLAGADSTLSARLDHQDDGGGQTLRDRADRLFFRWNVGGAADDSVSLDLHQRASRLDATAEYGGAASRLDVSSLELTARRAEGDADSGRTMSAALALASFSPDGALQRRVGDPYGVARLSGDVAWRRKLSDANQANFGASIEGTRGARRSFGGVETLSLAPASGVGDSLAAAFGDRAAAFADDTWHVSSGLALVARARGEWARGFDERSRGAASIGARAALGESVSFAADAGAMVGGRSAGEAIYRAAFEGGRGAVRWTVVRSRESGVDLFGLAASPDAAPLGVLVGPDALVARWAVGLSVAPGVFLREVRLRGEWYDVEGDLAARLPIDLPLAPVAWDGKARGRRLEVGLALTAGTEISIAWDELEDLGGAAPLLEGARRWERRAVALRQRLARVGDTGAWYVIISAEDNDLSPAPAPAADDGLRLALLQRRRVSGGMALSF